In the genome of Deinococcus deserti VCD115, one region contains:
- the purQ gene encoding phosphoribosylformylglycinamidine synthase subunit PurQ — MKTAVIQFPGSNCDADALHAARLLLDRDAEFVWHTAAALPEGTELVFLPGGFSYGDHLRSGAIAARSPIMTAIKEHADRGGFVLGVCNGFQVLTESGLLPGALSRNRELHFMCKPVHLRVENNATAFTGAYTKGQVIEVPIAHGEGNYYADAATIAELEQQGRVVFRYADNPNGSLNDIAGIVSERGNVLGMMPHPERAVELLLGSEDGRGLFESLKAAKVGA; from the coding sequence GTGAAAACCGCTGTGATTCAATTCCCCGGCTCCAACTGTGACGCCGACGCCCTGCACGCGGCCCGGCTGCTGCTGGACCGCGACGCCGAGTTCGTGTGGCACACAGCCGCCGCGCTGCCTGAAGGCACCGAACTGGTGTTCCTGCCGGGCGGTTTTTCCTACGGCGACCACCTGCGCAGCGGCGCGATTGCTGCCCGCAGCCCGATCATGACCGCCATCAAGGAGCACGCTGACCGGGGCGGTTTCGTGCTGGGCGTGTGTAACGGCTTTCAGGTTCTGACCGAGTCCGGCCTGCTGCCCGGCGCCCTGTCACGCAACCGCGAGCTGCACTTTATGTGCAAGCCGGTGCACCTGCGCGTGGAGAACAACGCCACGGCCTTTACCGGCGCCTATACCAAGGGGCAGGTCATCGAGGTGCCTATCGCTCACGGTGAGGGCAATTATTACGCTGACGCCGCCACCATTGCCGAACTGGAGCAGCAGGGCCGCGTGGTCTTCCGCTACGCCGACAACCCCAACGGCAGCCTCAACGATATTGCCGGCATCGTCAGCGAGCGCGGCAACGTGCTGGGCATGATGCCCCACCCTGAACGTGCCGTGGAACTGCTGCTGGGCAGCGAGGACGGCCGTGGCCTGTTCGAGAGCCTGAAGGCCGCGAAGGTGGGCGCGTGA
- a CDS encoding DinB family protein, whose protein sequence is MNTQTFVADAFEQELSMFRSALDSVAAEEFAAPRLGHSPAWHALHIAEWLRLFALQDFGATYAHLGWEGSPWTASLCGTPLVTEQAGKTAILAELDRVGAEVVAQIRSLHDEQLIDMLRAPAAPTGERQRLAGLGMQLRHTAYHRGQLKLSLKDSA, encoded by the coding sequence GTGAACACGCAGACCTTTGTGGCCGATGCGTTCGAGCAGGAGCTCAGCATGTTCCGCTCCGCACTCGACAGCGTGGCCGCAGAAGAGTTCGCCGCGCCGCGTCTGGGCCACAGTCCCGCGTGGCACGCCCTGCACATTGCCGAGTGGCTGCGGCTGTTTGCGCTGCAGGACTTCGGCGCCACCTACGCCCACCTGGGCTGGGAAGGCTCTCCCTGGACCGCCAGCCTGTGTGGGACACCCCTCGTGACCGAGCAAGCCGGCAAGACCGCCATTCTGGCAGAGCTGGACCGGGTCGGCGCTGAAGTCGTAGCCCAGATCCGCAGCCTGCACGACGAGCAGCTGATCGACATGCTGCGTGCGCCAGCCGCTCCCACTGGCGAGCGCCAGCGCCTGGCTGGCCTGGGCATGCAGCTGCGGCACACCGCGTACCACCGCGGGCAACTCAAACTTTCCCTGAAGGACAGCGCATGA
- the purL gene encoding phosphoribosylformylglycinamidine synthase subunit PurL — protein MTTPSTQSLRDRAGTFGLTVEEFDLLVSGIGREPNALEAAIVGAMWSEHCGYKNSRPLFSAFPTTGPQVLQGPGENAGVVDIGDGWGVAFKMESHNHPSAVEPVQGAATGVGGILRDIFAMGARPFAVLDSLRFGNPDSPRTRFLVNGVVEGISHYGNAIGVPTVGGEVTFHPSYQENPLVNVMALGLLRHEDLAKGTMGEVGNRIIYVGSKTGRDGLGGAVFASADLSDASQADRPAVQVGDPFMEKLLLEATLEAIQAGVVAGVQDMGAAGLVSSTCEMAYRAGLGITMNLDLVPTRETGMVPMELCLSESQERMILVPVPGKEQELNDLLAKWELDVVEIGEVEGHDRYRLTWQGEVVCDLPVALLNEAPKYTREGVESPEIRAARERDLSGVPVPGDLGAVLVELLSHPTIASKRPIFERYDHQVMTNTVVVPGAADAAVMRVKDSGMGVAATSDCNPRFVQLDPYTGAAAAVAEAARNLACVGATPLAITDNLNFGNPHRPEVYYQLQQAVQGIADACRALNTPVTGGNVSLYNQYVEEGRTVAIHPTPTIGMVGVLPDVNVRATMDLKGEGHTLYLLGEHASHIGASQYLESVHGLEAGQVPALDLELEKRVIEGTLALIRAGLTTTAHDTAEGGLAVALAEMAIAGRTGLSVTLDGEARADALLFGEANGRILVAVQDEAGTEALLREKDVPFVRLGTTGGTSVTIAVPGQHIHLSVNLQTLTQAFETPLREILG, from the coding sequence ATGACCACTCCATCCACCCAGAGTTTGCGTGACCGGGCCGGTACCTTCGGCCTGACGGTTGAAGAATTCGATCTGCTCGTCTCGGGCATCGGGCGCGAGCCTAATGCCCTGGAGGCCGCCATCGTGGGCGCCATGTGGTCGGAGCACTGCGGCTACAAGAACAGCCGCCCGCTGTTCAGCGCCTTCCCCACCACCGGGCCGCAGGTGCTTCAGGGCCCTGGTGAGAACGCTGGCGTCGTGGACATTGGCGACGGCTGGGGCGTGGCCTTCAAGATGGAAAGCCACAACCACCCCTCGGCGGTCGAGCCGGTGCAGGGCGCGGCGACCGGCGTGGGCGGCATCCTGCGCGACATCTTCGCCATGGGCGCGCGCCCGTTTGCGGTGCTCGACAGCCTGCGCTTCGGCAACCCCGACAGCCCACGCACGCGCTTTCTGGTCAACGGCGTGGTGGAGGGCATCAGCCACTACGGCAACGCGATCGGCGTGCCCACCGTGGGCGGCGAGGTGACCTTTCACCCCAGCTACCAGGAAAACCCGCTGGTCAACGTGATGGCCCTGGGGCTGCTGCGCCACGAGGACCTCGCCAAGGGCACCATGGGTGAGGTTGGCAACCGCATCATCTACGTGGGGTCCAAGACCGGCCGCGACGGACTCGGCGGCGCCGTGTTCGCGTCCGCCGACCTGAGCGACGCCTCGCAGGCTGACCGCCCCGCGGTGCAGGTGGGCGACCCGTTCATGGAGAAACTGCTGCTGGAAGCTACCCTGGAAGCCATTCAGGCGGGTGTGGTGGCGGGCGTGCAGGACATGGGCGCCGCCGGGCTGGTCTCCAGCACCTGCGAGATGGCCTACCGCGCCGGGCTGGGCATCACCATGAACCTGGATCTGGTGCCCACCCGTGAGACCGGCATGGTCCCCATGGAACTGTGCCTGTCCGAGTCGCAGGAGCGCATGATCCTGGTACCGGTGCCCGGCAAGGAACAGGAGCTCAATGACCTGCTGGCCAAGTGGGAGCTGGACGTGGTGGAGATCGGTGAGGTCGAAGGCCACGACCGCTACCGCCTGACCTGGCAGGGCGAAGTGGTCTGCGACCTGCCGGTGGCCCTGCTGAACGAGGCGCCCAAGTACACCCGCGAGGGTGTGGAGTCTCCGGAAATCCGTGCGGCCCGCGAGCGTGACCTGAGCGGCGTGCCGGTGCCCGGCGACCTGGGTGCGGTGCTGGTCGAACTGCTGTCTCATCCCACGATTGCCAGCAAGCGTCCCATTTTCGAGCGTTACGACCATCAGGTCATGACCAACACCGTGGTGGTGCCGGGCGCCGCCGACGCCGCCGTGATGCGCGTGAAGGACTCGGGCATGGGCGTGGCCGCGACCAGCGACTGCAACCCGCGTTTCGTGCAGCTTGACCCCTACACCGGGGCGGCGGCCGCTGTCGCTGAGGCTGCGCGCAACCTCGCCTGCGTGGGCGCGACCCCACTGGCAATTACCGACAACCTGAACTTCGGCAACCCGCACCGCCCGGAGGTGTACTACCAGCTGCAGCAGGCGGTGCAGGGCATTGCTGACGCCTGCCGCGCGCTGAACACCCCGGTGACCGGCGGCAACGTCAGTCTCTACAACCAGTACGTGGAAGAGGGCCGCACGGTCGCCATTCATCCCACCCCGACCATCGGCATGGTGGGCGTGCTGCCGGACGTGAACGTGCGCGCCACCATGGACCTGAAGGGCGAGGGTCACACGCTGTACCTGCTGGGTGAGCACGCCAGTCACATCGGCGCGTCGCAGTACCTCGAAAGCGTGCATGGACTGGAAGCCGGTCAGGTGCCCGCGCTGGACCTGGAGCTGGAAAAGCGCGTCATCGAAGGCACTCTGGCCCTGATCCGCGCTGGCCTGACCACCACCGCACATGACACCGCCGAAGGTGGCCTCGCCGTGGCCCTGGCCGAGATGGCCATTGCCGGCCGGACGGGCCTGAGCGTGACCCTGGACGGCGAGGCCCGCGCCGACGCGCTGCTGTTTGGCGAGGCCAACGGCCGCATTCTGGTCGCCGTGCAGGACGAGGCCGGTACCGAAGCGCTGCTGCGTGAGAAGGACGTCCCGTTTGTGCGTTTGGGTACGACGGGAGGAACTAGCGTCACCATTGCAGTACCCGGACAGCACATACACTTGAGCGTGAACCTTCAGACCCTGACCCAGGCGTTCGAGACTCCGCTGCGGGAGATTCTCGGGTGA
- the purF gene encoding amidophosphoribosyltransferase: MIFDPVTDKPQEECGVFGLYSPVPNDLAWLTYLGMFALQHRGQEAAGMCVSDGDKFHVEKDLGLVTQVFDERRLDSVRLPNARVSIGHVRYSTTGSNLRFNSQPLTTRTNKGILGLAHNGNFVNALEVRTEMLHEGALFATTNDSEVMLNLIARESQMDLVAATAAAMKRLRGGYACVLMSRTGLIGFRDPHGVRPLVIGQREDGAWALASEPCALYAVGARLIRDVQPGELVYFDRDGLHSLMVEPRQPTPCSFEWIYFARSDSKIDGVDTHESRIRMGMQLAREKPVDADVVVPVPDSGMGAAIGYARESGIPFDYGLYKNPYAGRTFIAPSQEARELKVKMKLSPTSAVRGKRVVLIDDSIVRGTTSRQIVNLLREAGATEVHFRVSSPPITHPCFYGIDTAARKELVASTHSVEEIRELIGADTLAFISEPGLRQAIGGQGMCGACFTGHYPAGTPLLNDVDKLALEV; this comes from the coding sequence GTGATTTTCGACCCCGTAACCGACAAGCCGCAGGAGGAGTGCGGGGTCTTCGGCCTGTACTCCCCTGTGCCCAACGACCTGGCCTGGCTGACCTACCTGGGCATGTTCGCCCTGCAGCACCGCGGCCAGGAAGCGGCCGGCATGTGCGTGTCGGACGGCGACAAGTTTCATGTAGAAAAGGACCTGGGGCTGGTCACGCAGGTCTTCGACGAGCGCCGGCTGGACAGCGTGCGGCTGCCCAACGCGCGCGTCAGCATCGGGCACGTGCGCTACAGCACCACCGGTTCGAATCTGCGCTTCAACTCGCAGCCGCTGACCACCCGCACCAACAAGGGCATCCTGGGGCTGGCGCACAACGGCAACTTCGTGAACGCTCTGGAAGTGCGCACCGAAATGCTGCACGAAGGCGCACTGTTTGCCACCACCAATGACTCGGAGGTCATGCTCAACCTGATCGCCCGCGAAAGCCAGATGGATCTGGTCGCTGCCACGGCGGCGGCCATGAAGCGTCTGCGCGGCGGCTACGCGTGTGTACTGATGAGCCGCACCGGGCTGATCGGCTTCCGCGATCCGCACGGCGTGCGTCCGCTGGTCATTGGCCAGCGAGAGGACGGAGCCTGGGCCCTGGCGTCCGAGCCCTGCGCGCTGTACGCCGTGGGGGCCCGGCTGATCCGGGACGTGCAGCCTGGAGAACTGGTGTACTTCGACCGCGACGGCCTCCACAGCCTGATGGTCGAGCCCCGGCAGCCCACACCCTGCTCGTTCGAGTGGATCTACTTCGCGCGCAGTGACAGCAAGATCGACGGAGTGGATACCCATGAGAGCCGCATCCGCATGGGCATGCAGCTGGCCCGCGAGAAACCAGTGGACGCCGACGTGGTGGTCCCGGTGCCGGACAGCGGCATGGGCGCAGCTATCGGCTATGCCCGCGAAAGTGGCATTCCGTTCGATTACGGGCTGTACAAGAACCCCTACGCCGGACGCACCTTTATTGCGCCCAGCCAGGAGGCCCGCGAGCTGAAGGTCAAGATGAAGCTCTCCCCCACCAGTGCAGTACGTGGAAAGCGCGTGGTCCTGATCGACGACTCCATCGTGCGGGGCACCACCAGCCGGCAGATCGTGAACCTGCTGCGTGAAGCCGGCGCCACCGAGGTGCATTTCCGGGTCAGCAGCCCGCCCATCACGCACCCGTGCTTCTACGGCATCGACACGGCCGCCCGCAAGGAACTGGTGGCCAGCACCCACAGCGTCGAGGAAATCCGCGAGCTGATCGGGGCAGATACGCTGGCCTTCATCAGTGAACCCGGTCTGCGTCAGGCCATTGGCGGTCAGGGTATGTGCGGCGCCTGCTTCACCGGGCATTACCCTGCCGGCACGCCCCTGCTGAACGACGTCGATAAGCTGGCGCTTGAAGTTTGA
- a CDS encoding YwbE family protein, translated as MPPLRSQIQPGMTVDLVQKQDQATGRLTRGVVAQLLTRSPSHPHGIKVRLTSGQVGRVQAVITPE; from the coding sequence ATGCCTCCTCTCCGATCACAGATTCAGCCCGGTATGACCGTGGACCTCGTTCAGAAGCAGGACCAAGCCACAGGCAGGCTGACACGTGGCGTCGTGGCACAGTTGCTGACACGTTCGCCTTCGCATCCTCACGGCATCAAGGTGCGTCTCACCAGCGGGCAGGTCGGTCGGGTGCAGGCAGTCATCACCCCGGAATAA
- a CDS encoding S1C family serine protease has protein sequence MRKAFALTVFLAFASPLCAAQTTPAPTTPTAPPSTLPAAERATVNVIERALGSVLYIEATTPSQVQGTFSSPLFADPRSQDNQSSGSGFFVDTQGFALTNYHVVEGATRLSVTLRDSRQTFTARIVGTAPDYDLALIQVQGVPANLIRPLPLGDSSTLRIGQTTIALGAPFGLQFSATTGIVSATERTIPTGVRSISQSAIQTDAAINPGNSGGPLLDSAGRVIGVNTTILSPAGAATGMGQSAGVGFAIPINIAAGLLSRMQAGQTIVGPVIGVALAPFDLTDLTEQARQQYTLPRAGALISQVTPNSPAAQAGLRGGTTRIRTPVGDVFLGGDVITAVNGQAIESAADLREYLFTRRAGERVTLTISRAGQTQTLQVTLAPGTIPEAPR, from the coding sequence GTGCGCAAAGCCTTTGCTCTGACGGTGTTTCTTGCCTTCGCCTCACCCCTTTGTGCTGCCCAGACCACTCCGGCGCCGACCACACCTACCGCGCCGCCCTCAACCCTGCCTGCCGCCGAGCGGGCCACCGTAAACGTGATCGAGCGTGCGCTGGGCAGCGTGTTGTACATCGAGGCCACCACACCCAGCCAGGTGCAGGGGACGTTCTCCAGCCCGCTGTTTGCCGATCCCCGCAGCCAGGACAACCAGTCCAGCGGCAGCGGGTTTTTCGTGGACACGCAGGGCTTTGCCCTTACGAACTATCACGTGGTGGAAGGCGCTACCCGGCTGTCCGTGACCCTGCGTGACAGCCGGCAGACCTTCACCGCCCGCATCGTGGGTACGGCGCCTGACTATGATCTTGCGCTGATTCAGGTGCAGGGTGTGCCGGCCAACCTGATCCGGCCTCTCCCGCTTGGCGACAGCAGCACTCTGCGGATCGGTCAGACCACCATTGCCCTGGGCGCTCCGTTTGGCCTGCAGTTCAGTGCCACGACTGGCATTGTGTCCGCCACCGAACGCACCATTCCTACCGGCGTCCGCAGTATTTCCCAGAGCGCCATTCAGACGGACGCCGCTATCAATCCGGGCAATTCTGGCGGGCCACTGCTTGACTCCGCCGGACGTGTCATCGGCGTAAACACCACCATCCTGTCTCCGGCGGGTGCTGCCACTGGGATGGGCCAGAGCGCTGGCGTCGGCTTTGCCATTCCTATCAACATCGCCGCTGGTCTGCTGTCTCGCATGCAGGCCGGACAGACCATTGTGGGACCGGTGATTGGTGTGGCCCTTGCACCGTTCGACCTGACTGACCTGACCGAACAGGCCCGGCAGCAATACACCCTGCCCCGCGCAGGCGCCCTCATTTCACAGGTCACGCCCAACAGCCCTGCCGCGCAGGCTGGTCTGCGCGGCGGCACCACACGCATCCGGACACCTGTCGGCGACGTTTTCCTGGGCGGGGATGTCATCACCGCCGTGAACGGGCAGGCAATCGAGTCGGCGGCTGACCTGCGGGAGTACCTCTTTACCCGCCGGGCGGGTGAGCGCGTCACCCTGACCATCAGCCGCGCCGGACAGACACAGACGCTGCAGGTCACCCTGGCACCCGGCACAATTCCGGAAGCACCCCGGTAA
- the otsB gene encoding trehalose-phosphatase gives MNIADPLLNLRERPLLVICDYDGTLAPIVTRPEDAVPEPGAPEALKALLAAGHHRAAVVTGRRVAEAAAFLNVPELMVVGLHGMEWPDQELHPPDTAALQIIKAALPDAPGVRHEEKGWTLAVHYREVPEPDQPAVETALSSVPVPPGWEVIAGKKVREFRPSGHGKGRAALRLAAQFPGHLPVFLGDDVTDEEAFAALRERGGVTVKVGEGQTAAEYRVASPAEVVALLRVWAEPPGG, from the coding sequence GTGAACATCGCTGACCCCCTGCTCAACCTGCGCGAACGTCCGCTGCTGGTGATCTGCGACTACGACGGCACGCTGGCTCCTATCGTGACCCGGCCGGAGGACGCCGTCCCGGAACCCGGTGCGCCTGAAGCCCTGAAGGCCCTGCTGGCCGCTGGTCACCACCGGGCAGCGGTCGTCACTGGCCGCCGGGTCGCAGAGGCCGCCGCCTTCCTGAATGTGCCGGAGCTGATGGTGGTTGGCCTGCACGGCATGGAATGGCCTGATCAGGAGCTGCATCCGCCGGACACGGCGGCACTGCAGATCATCAAGGCGGCGCTGCCAGACGCGCCCGGCGTGCGGCATGAAGAAAAGGGCTGGACACTCGCCGTGCATTACCGCGAGGTGCCTGAGCCTGATCAGCCTGCGGTCGAAACCGCGCTGTCCAGCGTGCCTGTGCCCCCAGGATGGGAAGTGATCGCCGGGAAGAAAGTGCGTGAGTTCCGGCCATCGGGGCACGGCAAGGGCCGGGCGGCGCTGAGGCTGGCTGCACAGTTCCCCGGGCACCTGCCGGTGTTTCTGGGGGACGACGTGACAGACGAGGAAGCCTTCGCTGCGTTGCGTGAGCGCGGCGGAGTCACCGTCAAGGTTGGGGAAGGCCAGACGGCAGCTGAGTACCGCGTGGCCTCCCCAGCTGAAGTCGTGGCGCTGCTGCGTGTGTGGGCAGAGCCCCCGGGTGGCTGA